One part of the Torulaspora delbrueckii CBS 1146 chromosome 8, complete genome genome encodes these proteins:
- the TFA2 gene encoding transcription factor TFIIE subunit TFA2 (similar to Saccharomyces cerevisiae TFA2 (YKR062W); ancestral locus Anc_1.202) gives MSKNNDPLLANLNAFKNKVKSAPVVTTKSSTPSSNGSTTSPRKRLASQRENGKKTEVKVESARDEEDLDDEDEDGSPSKKVRPGSLAAAALQANQTDISKSHDSSKLLWATEYVQKKGKPVLVNELMDYLSMKKDDKVLELLKKLDKIQHDPKKGTFKYMSTYDVHSAQELIHLLRSQVTFKGISCKELKDGWPQCDETINELEEDSKILVLRTKKDKTPRYVWYNNGGELNRIDEDFVKMWENVQLPQFAELPRKLQDLGLKPASVDPATVKRQTTRVEVKKKKQRRGKITNTHMAGILKDYSHKA, from the coding sequence ATGAGCAAAAATAACGATCCACTGCTTGCCAATCTTAATGCGTTCAAAAACAAAGTGAAATCAGCACCAGTGGTGACGACGAAATCGAGCACTCCATCGAGCAATGGTTCCACTACAAGTCCCAGAAAGAGACTGGCTTCTCAACGGGAAAATGGTAAGAAGACCGAAGTCAAAGTGGAGAGTGCTCgcgatgaggaagatctagatgatgaagatgaagacggATCACCATCGAAGAAAGTCAGACCAGGTTCCCTcgcagcagcagctttACAAGCAAACCAAACggatatttcaaagagtcaTGATTCTTCGAAGCTGCTATGGGCGACAGAATATGTTCAAAAGAAGGGGAAACCTGTTCTGGTTAATGAGTTGATGGACTATTtatcaatgaagaaggacGATAAAGTTCTCgaactattgaagaagctcgATAAAATTCAACATGATCCCAAGAAAGGAACATTCAAGTACATGTCGACGTACGATGTTCACTCAGCACAGGAATTGATCCACTTGCTACGATCCCAGGTGACATTCAAGGGAATATCATGcaaagagttgaaggatgGTTGGCCACAGTGCGACGAAACGATTAATGAgttagaagaagatagtAAGATACTGGTATTGAGAACCAAGAAGGACAAAACCCCAAGATATGTATGGTACAACAATGGTGGTGAGCTTAACCGTatagatgaagatttcgtCAAAATGTGGGAAAACGTTCAACTACCACAATTCGCAGAGTTACCAAGGAAACTGCAGGATCTAGGTTTGAAACCCGCCAGTGTTGACCCAGCTACAGTCAAAAGACAAACCACCAGAGTGGAAgttaagaagaagaagcagagaCGTGGTAAGATTACGAATACGCATATGGCTGGTATCCTAAAAGATTATTCGCACAAGGCATAA
- the RPA34 gene encoding DNA-directed RNA polymerase I subunit RPA34 (similar to Saccharomyces cerevisiae RPA34 (YJL148W); ancestral locus Anc_1.201) — translation MSKLSREYVVESEDENGEETTEFAPPTGFSKIKHLKKFHKKKADEQLWLIKVPASLDISKLKNLPVDFSGKEGSEAMIMSDEGRSYNVSEDVTQREGQDHSNLTLLVPDESRDFLRVGNEKHGSLGFDRVFSVSEVASIPNIEYEELRVPRSDVVKVKGLKVRHFATGYDEEKKSKKRSAPESSEEPSKKHKKDKKDRKDKKDKKDKKEKKSKK, via the coding sequence ATGAGTAAGCTTTCTAGGGAGTATGTGGTAGAATCAGAGGACGAAAACGGTGAAGAAACGACAGAATTCGCACCTCCTACAGGGTTTTCGAAAATCAAGCAcctgaagaagtttcaCAAGAAAAAGGCAGATGAGCAATTATGGCTGATAAAAGTTCCAGCTTCTCTGGATATATcgaagctgaagaatttgcCTGTGGATTTCAGTGGGAAAGAGGGCAGCGAAGCAATGATAATGAGTGATGAGGGAAGGAGTTACAACGTCAGCGAAGATGTCACACAACGAGAGGGTCAGGATCACAGTAATCTAACGCTGCTGGTGCCAGATGAAAGCCGAGATTTTTTGCGTGTAGGTAATGAGAAGCATGGTTCTTTAGGGTTTGATAGAGTTTTCTCAGTAAGTGAAGTGGCATCGATCCCAAATATTGAGTACGAAGAACTGAGGGTCCCACGTTCAGATGTGGTGAAAGTAAAGGGACTTAAAGTGAGGCATTTTGCCACTGGTTACGAtgaggagaagaagagtaagAAACGTAGTGCTCCAGAATCTTCAGAGGAACCTTCTAAGAAACAtaagaaggataagaagGATAGAAAGgacaagaaggataaaaaAGAcaaaaaagagaaaaaatcaaagaaatga
- the LAS1 gene encoding rRNA-processing protein LAS1 (similar to Saccharomyces cerevisiae LAS1 (YKR063C); ancestral locus Anc_1.200), with protein MVHARITPWSYPAELDDLKKWFYAAKTGSGPKDERTRAIQRVKCYQSKGSQYLPHVVDSTAQITSAILLDEKRCAEKSSDILAVRLSYTMALIRFVNGLLDPTQQSQFAIPLHTLARRVGLSSWFVDLRHWGTHERELPSLDMLRTAAKEALEWLWDHYWNDEELEEEESSSDEQEDTDTVKEIEGLILTGIGIEDALIENRWVWDSGNRNLISNSNFEVNESTGQKKFMAISPSERINDYVARIRGLWRQEPNRKSFVEACIKNYSSILLELFMAKLSRFELELLSSVAQSYEKQVNGEKTSLKQKFPNWNELKRKLLKKFVATINLGMLATQWGNWESTIEAHPSYVVLWLCASILKRLHETNNQLPMRKKRKKRQNENLIELETKLSQLIQRLSKRFNDSDAKLYDLSSFKTTVSHTPKNPNDGTSDILDDLAKLRQRLTKPKTPAQEIKLWNRYPQWEPKPFGIL; from the coding sequence ATGGTTCATGCTCGGATAACACCCTGGTCATACCCAGCAGAGTTGGATGATCTAAAAAAGTGGTTTTATGCTGCTAAAACTGGCAGCGGGCCGAAAGATGAACGAACTCGAGcaattcaaagagttaAATGTTACCAAAGTAAGGGATCTCAGTATTTGCCACATGTGGTTGATTCAACAGCGCAAATTACCAGTGCTATTTTGCTGGATGAGAAAAGATGTGCTGAGAAAAGCAGTGACATATTAGCCGTGCGACTAAGTTATACGATGGCCTTGATCAGATTTGTTAATGGTTTGCTTGACCCCACACAACAGTCACAGTTTGCGATACCATTGCATACCTTAGCCAGGAGAGTTGGATTGTCTTCGTGGTTTGTGGATCTGAGGCATTGGGGCACTCATGAGCGTGAATTACCTAGTCTTGACATGCTTCGAACTGCCGCGAAGGAAGCGTTGGAATGGTTATGGGATCACTACTGGAATGACGAAGAGTtagaagaggaagaaagtaGCAGTGATGAGCAGGAGGATACAGACACCGTTAAAGAGATCGAAGGACTGATTCTAACAGGGATTGGAATTGAGGATGCATTGATAGAGAATAGATGGGTATGGGATAGTGGTAACCGAAATTTGATCAGCAATTCTAATTTTGAGGTTAACGAGAGTACAGGtcagaagaaatttatGGCTATATCGCCGTCAGAACGAATTAACGACTACGTTGCAAGAATTAGAGGCTTATGGCGACAAGAACCTAACAGAAAGTCATTTGTGGAAGCGTGCATCAAGAATTACAGTTCGATACTTTTGGAGTTATTTATGGCTAAACTAAGTCGATTTGAGCTTGAACTTCTGTCATCAGTAGCCCAGAGTTATGAAAAGCAGGTAAATGGTGAGAAGACGTCACTTAAGCAGAAATTCCCTAATTGGAATGAACTTAAAAGGAAgcttctgaagaagtttgTTGCGACCATCAATTTAGGCATGCTGGCGACACAATGGGGCAACTGGGAATCGACTATCGAGGCACACCCATCATATGTCGTGCTGTGGTTATGTGCCTCTATACTTAAGAGACTACACGAGACGAATAACCAGCTTCCAATGAGAAAGAAAcggaagaagagacaaaacGAGAACCTGATAGAATTGGAAACAAAGTTAAGCCAGTTAATACAACGACTCTCAAAGCGGTTCAACGACTCGGACGCCAAACTATACGATTTATCGTCTTTCAAAACTACCGTGTCTCACACTCCCaagaatccaaatgatgGCACCAGTGATATCCTGGACGATTTGGCAAAACTACGTCAGAGATTAACTAAGCCTAAGACACCAGCTCAAGAAATTAAACTATGGAATAGATATCCACAATGGGAACCTAAACCCTTTGGTATACTGTAA
- the SMT1 gene encoding Smt1p (similar to Saccharomyces cerevisiae YJL147C; ancestral locus Anc_1.203), translated as MMKRAFSRLSSRLLKQSESDELQSTIRFLTRSSQPPISSLLESNKDSTIVSPDGEEDGKHVERILKVLNSTLPEVESGKVRVEAHYDVLFSQLKNIVETSIKATDQNIVKEGPVKAVDSAVPSDVLYDKLMLLQYTNQLTNAGQMARIVLSKNFTAWDKVWGKISLFQESQRRDLSLLLYFRSGNKQIRETYENEWLGHYHELHIIVQRLFWRCICREIGPTDDFASVILQNVRKIQNWQGKDVVVLYQSLFAKAHLVPETLTQGVRSAVSKNQELFIQALRELSRHDSAEKKIKKWMVRLVKMSIENKIALEKSETQSGLSIYQYRFIRSLDLTIQELHTACEGKKHLVELQRHLELILRRIHNEEQEVKSQMSLKFI; from the coding sequence CCATTTCATCACTATTAGAAAGCAACAAGGATAGTACAATAGTGAGTCCTGATGGCGAAGAGGACGGTAAacatgttgaaagaattttgaaagttttgaacTCTACTTTGCCAGAGGTTGAATCAGGAAAGGTCCGTGTCGAGGCTCACTATGACGTGCTGTTCTCacagttgaagaatatcGTGGAGACGTCGATCAAAGCTACTGATCAAAATATTGTAAAGGAGGGTCCTGTGAAGGCTGTAGACTCTGCTGTGCCCTCAGACGTTCTTTACGACAAGCTTATGTTACTGCAGTATACCAATCAGTTGACTAATGCAGGGCAAATGGCAAGGATTGTACTTTCGAAGAATTTTACAGCTTGGGATAAAGTATGGGGCAAGATATCGTTGTTTCAAGAGTCTCAGCGACGGGACTTGTCTCTGTTACTGTACTTCCGCAGTGGTAACAAGCAGATACGAGAAACATACGAAAATGAATGGTTGGGACATTACCATGAATTGCATATAATAGTTCAACGGCTTTTTTGGCGATGTATATGTCGTGAAATTGGGCCTACGGACGATTTCGCATCGGTCATATTACAGAACGtaagaaagattcaaaacTGGCAGGGAAAAGATGTGGTTGTACTGTACCAATCATTGTTCGCCAAAGCTCACTTAGTGCCAGAGACTTTGACGCAGGGAGTACGAAGTGCTGTGAGTAAGAATCAAGAACTCTTCATTCAGGCATTGAGAGAGCTATCTCGTCATGACTCTGccgagaagaagataaaaaaATGGATGGTTCGACTAGTAAAGATGAGTATTGAAAACAAGATagctttggagaaatcAGAAACTCAATCCGGGCTATCGATCTACCAATACAGGTTCATAAGATCGCTGGATTTGACAATTCAGGAGTTGCATACTGCATGTGAGGGGAAGAAACACTTGGTAGAACTGCAACGACATCTGGAGCTTATCCTTAGAAGAATACACAatgaagagcaagaagtCAAATCGCAGATGTCACTGAAATTCATATAG
- the OAF3 gene encoding Oaf3p (similar to Saccharomyces cerevisiae YKR064W; ancestral locus Anc_1.199) — protein sequence MGGKEDQSQQPVRKRNRLTVVCSNCRRRKSKCDRQTPCGNCVRLGDKDTCVYIKEAKGDRNSMDLRITKKLPTSKRKNSVTNTKKSVSFDSVQEYVPEYISLIPNGRFIEVKRSTMTIFSLLTDIAIEHRDPYLKSLITFRMIAIEMTVKRLRGNKEEANSNPSLPQSFAPLSIFDSDGDPLSSEGSFKQHQLIHKSLFDKFGKYRKDDSAKFDEREDFIGDNLPPATVFFEDILPFFENYILSIAPIFSMELLKHEINEFYKSWDSTRKLSIKGFDHIVYCIVLLITKLCQLSINFSKYSSKLQSRIQTLNTNKYIAIVNHFLFEMKTLRKCTLMQLQCLLLLRLYHWCGPEDGDGEVLQHGQILLGTIISSCKEMGITWLSLLTPDDYFFKLDPACRPSPAIMSRDDYKKILGMIWSFVLYWDRKMCLINGQECYIEKSFAYHASDPDSTWHQRMTMLDVSIYRINNLLNDMPGEVDAKMLDQEINQALEMFEQIKPEQDAHMNLEFELMIHLCHVTILHAKMVYYEYQIDVDHFHEAIQALWDQIILLTQICYKYCNDDDPKFDPFTRFYTNKIVGIVLNRICVLIPAMILRLNRFPQFGFTERNLMVKFLFGISSMYFNEFGFDYYRCFKKMFTAKISYKILNRPAEKEPWQIILHFLLHDLEKIRNGKKMDDVDIVRRIPLLVDLQETLRKLPDDADVDVLETWNSTIYPIGKLSESFVLDLHPDQLQFLLIDRYANSFNIFASFYDHASSRLADSAEDANAELNIPSSQNQWASTPNIGLSKIGLPQNGTGYAPTTNSDLELANFELIQEMFEPLDFISFF from the coding sequence ATGGGCGGTAAGGAGGATCAATCTCAGCAGCCGGTAAGGAAGCGTAACCGTTTAACGGTCGTTTGCTCAAATTGCAGAAGACGTAAGAGCAAATGTGATAGACAGACTCCCTGTGGTAACTGTGTGCGGTTGGGTGATAAGGACACTTGTGTTTATATTAAAGAAGCCAAAGGTGACAGAAATTCAATGGATTTACGGATCACTAAGAAACTGCCGACAAGTAAACGTAAAAATTCTGTGACGAACACCAAAAAGTCAGTGAGTTTTGATAGTGTGCAAGAATATGTGCCAGAATATATCAGTTTGATACCCAATGGACGATTTATTGAGGTGAAGAGGTCTACTATGACaatattttctcttttgacTGATATTGCAATCGAACATCGTGATCCTTAtttaaaatctctgataACTTTCCGGATGATTGCTATTGAAATGACCGTCAAAAGGTTAAGAGGTaataaggaagaagctaatTCCAACCCGAGTCTTCCTCAGTCGTTCGCACCGCTGTCAATTTTCGACTCCGACGGAGATCCTCTGTCATCCGAGGGCTCATTTAAACAACATCAGTTAATCCACAAATCTCTTTTCGATAAGTTTGGCAAGTATAGAAAGGACGACTCTGCTAAATTCGACGAAAGAGAGGATTTCATTGGTGATAATTTACCTCCTGCAACagttttcttcgaagataTTTTACCCTTTTTCGAGAATTATATCTTAAGCATAGCTCCTATCTTTAGCATGGAATTGCTGAAACATGAAATTAATGAGTTTTACAAGTCTTGGGACTCTACACGGAAGCTTTCCATCAAAGGATTCGACCACATTGTTTACTGTATTGTGTTATTGATAACCAAATTATGCCAACTGTCCAtaaacttctcaaagtaCTCCTCCAAGTTACAATCTCGaattcaaactttgaaTACAAACAAATACATCGCCATTGTTAACCACTTTTTGTTTGAAATGAAAACATTGCGAAAATGTACTTTAATGCAGCTACaatgtcttcttctcttgcGACTATATCATTGGTGCGGACCTGAAGATGGTGATGGAGAAGTACTTCAGCATGGTCAGATTCTTCTCGGTACAATAATCTCGAGCTGCAAGGAGATGGGGATAACGTGGCTGTCATTGTTGACTCCCGATGActattttttcaaattagATCCGGCATGTAGGCCTTCACCAGCAATAATGAGCAGAGATGATTACAAGAAAATTCTGGGAATGATATGGAGTTTTGTATTGTATTGGGATAGGAAAATGTGTCTTATCAATGGGCAGGAATGCTACATTGAGAAATCATTTGCATATCATGCGTCGGATCCTGATTCTACCTGGCATCAAAGAATGACAATGCTAGACGTATCGATATACAGAATCAACAACCTATTAAATGATATGCCTGGCGAGGTTGATGCCAAGATGTTGGACCAAGAGATCAATCAAGCACTCGAAATGTTCGAACAAATAAAGCCGGAGCAAGATGCACACATGAACCTGGAATTTGAACTAATGATACATTTATGCCATGTAACGATTTTGCACGCAAAAATGGTGTACTACGAATACCAAATTGATGTGGACCACTTCCATGAAGCTATACAGGCTTTGTGGGATCAAATAATACTTCTTACTCAGATCTGCTACAAATACtgtaatgatgatgaccCAAAGTTTGATCCGTTCACGAGATTTTATACCAACAAAATCGTCGGGATTGTTCTAAACAGGATATGCGTTCTAATACCAGCCATGATTTTACGATTAAACCGATTTCCGCAGTTCGGATTCACAGAAAGGAATCTCATGGTCAAATTTCTATTTGGCATCTCATCCATGTACTTCAACGAATTTGGGTTTGACTACTATCGGTGCTTTAAAAAGATGTTCACAGCGAAAATCAGttacaagattttgaacagACCAGCGGAGAAAGAGCCCTGGCAAATTATCCTACATTTCCTGCTGCATGACTTGGAAAAGATTAGAAAtggaaaaaaaatggaTGACGTCGATATAGTAAGGAGAATCCCATTACTAGTTGATCTCCAGGAAACGCTAAGGAAACTACCAGACGATGCCGATGTTGATGTCCTGGAGACATGGAATAGCACTATCTATCCTATCGGGAAGCTCAGTGAAAGTTTCGTCCTTGATTTACATCCAGATCAGTTGCAATTTTTGTTAATTGATCGTTACGCCAATTCCTTCAATATATTTGCGTCCTTCTACGATCATGCAAGTTCACGTTTGGCTGACAGTGCGGAAGATGCCAATGCCGAACTAAACATTCCATCTTCACAAAATCAATGGGCATCGACGCCAAATATTGGGCTCTCGAAGATAGGTCTCCCGCAAAACGGAACGGGATATGCACCGACGACTAATTCTGATCTGGAACTTGCCAATTTTGAGctgattcaagaaatgtTCGAGCCACTGGACTTTATATCCTTCTTCTGA
- the DAS1 gene encoding SCF ubiquitin ligase complex subunit DAS1 (similar to Saccharomyces cerevisiae YJL149W; ancestral locus Anc_1.198), giving the protein MDVAGYCLFPLEKLPDELILEVFSHLAQPDRLTVSLLSHRCCEIATKLVYRRIYLNDSNVVRSSYMNLAINWTLLNIPSSLNEDESRKIANAKLRKLIYALEMNQRALESVEWIRINWDLDPALQKTVLAILCSRGTSLQRLENITDPSCNDIIAGGAVSSRKVISLDMAPPNSLPEIAVPSDYIPNLQRYLRSRISTSLSHMTLFIDPIKLFNYLYPLTHKLQIIDLKLHWRREFYDPAYFTRRLKTRPIEKLSEVFEVRTLKTLTIISWNETLVSREIQMIKDFKEFVYLEDLSLISIKQNFDVLVTLFYNLPRLKRLKMDFLEDFMPETKNTEIFLTILLVCKKLQFIDMRFEGLDPQMIAIHETKFELHQKCYCDACIHVFEDILKKKFFLFPEDQYLTDIHDIAAKDIFKMMRYLSLLPYSKACDCYPSVRTQPMNLDEFVSRMNKNLLFYRQSRGQLLSPEHQVHDPQNSEFSTLGLPHALLTKQDVIECYHALIHHYRATYVAFLRGFPHLRFLMLNDIPTIVVEEEKERIFQPIFYHENYKTNLTCWSQIEKKPKGSHGEATDSVNRKVSVF; this is encoded by the coding sequence ATGGATGTAGCTGGATATTGTTTGTTTCCGCTCGAGAAGTTGCCAGATGAGCTTATACTAGAGGTGTTCTCACACTTAGCACAACCCGACAGGTTGACAGTATCGTTGTTGAGTCATAGATGTTGCGAGATTGCTACTAAATTGGTGTATCGAAGGATCTATCTAAACGATTCGAATGTCGTAAGGAGCAGTTATATGAATTTGGCGATAAATTGGACTCTTTTGAATATCCCGTCGTCTCTAAATGAAGATgagtcaagaaagattgcCAATGCgaaattgagaaagctCATTTATGCCCTGGAGATGAACCAGCGGGCTCTGGAGTCTGTTGAGTGGATTAGAATCAATTGGGACCTGGATCCTGCACTGCAAAAGACCGTTTTAGCGATACTTTGTTCCAGAGGAACTTCTTTACAGCGATTAGAGAATATCACAGATCCATCTTGTAACGATATCATTGCTGGAGGAGCTGTTTCGTCGAGGAAAGTTATTAGTCTCGATATGGCTCCGCCAAATTCTCTTCCGGAGATTGCTGTACCTAGTGATTACATTCCAAATCTGCAAAGGTACTTGAGGTCCAGGATCTCTACTTCTTTATCGCATATGACCCTGTTTATCGATCCCATTAAACTATTCAATTACCTCTACCCTTTGACCCACAAGTTACAAATTATAGATCTAAAATTGCATTGGAGGAGGGAATTTTATGATCCTGCCTATTTCACAAGGAGATTGAAAACCCGACCAATCGAAAAATTGTCAGAAGTGTTTGAAGTGCGAACTCTCAAAACTTTGACGATCATTTCATGGAATGAGACATTGGTGTCGAGGGAAATCCAGATGATAAAGGATTTTAAGGAATTTGTTTATCTCGAAGATCTGTCTTTGATCTCCATAAAGCAGAATTTTGATGTACTGGTGACACTTTTTTACAATCTACCCAGGTTAAAGAGACTTAAGatggatttcttggaagatttcaTGCCTGAGACAAAAAATACTGAAATTTTTCTCACCATACTGCTAGTATGCAAGAAACTACAGTTTATTGACATGCGATTTGAGGGACTGGATCCTCAGATGATAGCAATTCATGAAACGAAATTTGAGTTGCATCAAAAATGTTACTGCGATGCTTGTATCCATGTCTTTGAGGacatcttgaagaagaaattcttcttaTTTCCGGAAGATCAGTATTTGACAGACATTCATGATATTGCAGCAAAGGAtattttcaagatgatgaggtACTTATCTTTGTTGCCATACTCAAAGGCCTGTGATTGTTATCCAAGCGTGAGGACTCAACCCATGAATTTGGACGAGTTCGTCTCGAGgatgaacaaaaatttATTATTTTACCGCCAAAGCCGTGGACAATTGCTTTCTCCAGAGCATCAGGTACATGATCCTCAGAATAGCGAGTTTTCTACGTTGGGATTGCCGCATGCTCTGTTGACTAAACAAGATGTGATTGAATGCTATCATGCTCTTATTCATCATTACAGAGCTACTTATGTGGCTTTTTTAAGAGGGTTTCCACATCTTCGATTTTTGATGTTGAATGACATCCCAACTATCgtggttgaagaagagaaagaacgGATTTTCCAACCCATTTTCTATCACGAAAACTACAAGACCAATCTGACATGCTGGTCACAAATCGAAAAGAAACCTAAAGGATCCCACGGGGAAGCAACAGATTCAGTCAACAGGAAAGTCAGCGTCTTTTAA